One Pelotomaculum isophthalicicum JI genomic region harbors:
- a CDS encoding S-layer homology domain-containing protein, with product MLKNKRWSFLILVLTIFTLLAGTLTTEAAGGKLTDIEGHWAQQAISEMYASEIISGFPGGLFQPDDSVTKLQVVATLIRVLGLEEQAKEKEDDDVDYQLPPLNWGRGYLIMGVQEGMLDKDYLIQLGPAEPATRAEVAALVYHALKLNEDNSNLTFADSDQIPQTYRSCVAAMVKNKLMQGLPGNVFKPNDQINRGQMAVLLSRILENNFGGSEIQSRRYSGTISSVLSLDQSRWLVSINSGVNKITDPECEVFLDGNASSIADLKVDDKIKFVLNRSDQIAFINAARTNTEASGTNTNTETNATATSYKGKVASQLQIGEEYWLGITCSDGTQVTRPVTGGVKVNDSGSQKEVSSLSKGDYVEIKVSGDKIIEINSLTLSTIVGTVTSVRTSGLTLRSDSGTNTDIDVPDNVTVVRDNSTMTYNDVKVDNRIEVTVLDNKAQRIDILSAPNLEGVISELNTTGNYVITIRDDNGYTRDYVVVSDAEVMQNGSRISYDNLRVGDQVRLELNSKNRVTYIEIVGSESNKLTGDIRELDTAGTLGITIRNDDGDTLDYVVESDVEVVRDGSHIKFNVLSIGDRVKLELNSVNRVDYIEVVDEYNSTVNGKIADLITGSSPFIIIEKNDGSKSRYYLADNVTIDRDGESLHLRDMVIGSEVEAQIGNGKAKNIEIINDEDITVSGTVTYVSTSSKKITIKQLSGNEFSYYLRDGASLIDNSSHNISLYDVDEGWDVQLVLVGGKVSRLTQE from the coding sequence TTGCTAAAAAATAAGAGATGGAGTTTTTTGATTTTAGTTCTGACGATATTCACCTTACTTGCCGGGACCTTGACCACGGAAGCGGCGGGCGGCAAACTGACGGATATTGAGGGGCATTGGGCGCAGCAAGCTATATCGGAGATGTATGCCAGTGAAATTATTTCCGGTTTTCCCGGCGGTTTGTTTCAGCCGGATGACAGTGTCACGAAACTACAGGTCGTGGCCACGTTAATCCGGGTGCTTGGCCTGGAAGAGCAGGCGAAAGAAAAGGAAGATGACGATGTGGATTATCAATTGCCGCCCTTAAACTGGGGCAGGGGCTACCTGATTATGGGCGTCCAGGAGGGGATGCTGGACAAGGATTACTTGATCCAGCTTGGGCCGGCTGAGCCGGCGACAAGGGCGGAAGTGGCCGCACTGGTTTACCACGCCCTGAAACTCAATGAGGACAATAGTAACCTTACCTTTGCTGACTCTGACCAGATTCCCCAGACATACCGGAGTTGTGTGGCGGCGATGGTTAAGAACAAGCTCATGCAAGGGCTCCCCGGCAATGTATTCAAACCAAATGACCAGATTAACCGGGGACAGATGGCTGTCTTATTGTCCCGGATTTTGGAAAATAATTTTGGCGGTTCAGAGATCCAATCCCGGCGTTACAGCGGTACTATTTCATCTGTTTTATCCCTGGACCAGTCCCGCTGGCTGGTTTCGATCAACAGCGGCGTGAATAAGATTACTGATCCTGAGTGCGAGGTATTCCTGGACGGAAATGCATCGAGTATCGCTGATCTAAAAGTAGATGACAAAATCAAATTCGTTTTGAATAGAAGCGATCAAATTGCCTTTATCAATGCGGCGAGGACAAACACTGAGGCAAGCGGCACTAACACGAATACAGAGACAAATGCCACGGCCACAAGCTATAAAGGCAAGGTTGCATCCCAGCTTCAGATAGGTGAGGAATACTGGCTTGGCATTACATGTTCCGACGGTACTCAGGTAACCAGACCGGTAACCGGCGGCGTTAAAGTCAACGATTCAGGCAGTCAGAAAGAAGTATCCTCTTTGAGCAAAGGGGACTATGTAGAAATAAAGGTTTCCGGTGATAAAATTATTGAAATCAACTCTTTAACTCTAAGTACGATTGTAGGTACTGTAACGTCGGTCCGGACATCCGGGTTGACACTGCGTAGCGACAGCGGGACGAATACAGACATTGATGTGCCGGACAACGTAACAGTAGTGAGAGATAACAGTACAATGACTTATAATGATGTTAAAGTAGACAACCGGATTGAAGTCACGGTGTTGGATAACAAAGCGCAACGGATTGACATTTTGAGCGCCCCCAATTTGGAAGGTGTAATTAGTGAACTGAATACCACAGGTAATTATGTTATTACTATCCGTGACGACAACGGTTATACCCGGGATTATGTGGTGGTCAGCGACGCGGAAGTAATGCAAAATGGATCCCGCATTAGTTATGACAACCTGCGGGTGGGAGACCAGGTCAGGCTGGAATTAAACAGCAAAAACCGGGTTACATACATCGAAATAGTCGGCTCAGAATCAAATAAGTTAACCGGTGATATAAGAGAATTGGACACCGCCGGAACTCTCGGGATAACCATACGAAACGATGACGGAGATACCCTGGATTATGTGGTGGAAAGCGATGTGGAAGTTGTGCGGGACGGCTCCCACATTAAGTTCAACGTGCTTAGTATCGGTGATCGGGTCAAACTGGAACTAAACAGCGTAAACCGTGTAGATTATATTGAAGTTGTTGACGAATATAACTCCACTGTCAACGGCAAAATTGCGGATTTAATAACCGGTAGTTCTCCATTTATCATCATAGAGAAAAACGACGGGAGCAAGAGCCGGTATTACCTGGCGGACAATGTCACCATTGACAGGGATGGTGAAAGCCTCCATTTAAGGGATATGGTAATCGGCAGTGAAGTTGAGGCGCAGATTGGTAACGGAAAAGCGAAAAATATTGAGATTATAAACGACGAGGATATCACGGTATCAGGTACGGTAACTTATGTCAGTACCAGCAGTAAGAAAATAACCATTAAGCAACTAAGCGGCAACGAATTTAGCTATTACCTGAGGGATGGCGCCAGTTTGATAGATAATAGCAGCCATAATATCAGCCTTTATGACGTCGATGAAGGCTGGGATGTGCAGCTTGTACTGGTTGGAGGCAAGGTTAGCCGGTTGACCCAGGAATAA
- the rlmH gene encoding 23S rRNA (pseudouridine(1915)-N(3))-methyltransferase RlmH, producing MRHIAILTVGRLKEQYLTAGVGEYLKRLTPYAKVELSQVEDESFPDNPSTAERQKVREKEGMRLLNRLRPGTFLVALDEKGVSRSSEEMAGLLNELALAGRNDLTFVIGGSLGLSPNIIQRSDLLLSFSKLTFPHQLFRLILLEQLYRWFKISRGEPYHH from the coding sequence ATGCGACATATTGCCATCCTTACTGTCGGACGTCTGAAAGAGCAATACCTGACCGCGGGAGTGGGGGAATATCTGAAAAGATTGACTCCTTACGCCAAGGTGGAATTGTCCCAGGTGGAAGACGAGAGTTTTCCGGACAATCCTTCTACCGCCGAGCGGCAAAAAGTCCGGGAAAAAGAAGGGATGCGGCTGCTTAACCGTTTGAGGCCGGGTACATTTTTGGTGGCTTTGGACGAAAAAGGAGTGTCGCGTTCTTCCGAAGAAATGGCGGGGCTTTTGAATGAGTTGGCGCTGGCGGGCAGAAACGACTTGACTTTCGTTATTGGCGGTTCTCTCGGATTATCACCAAACATTATCCAACGCTCAGATTTGCTCTTGTCATTTTCGAAGCTGACTTTTCCCCACCAGTTATTCAGGCTGATCTTGCTGGAGCAACTTTACCGCTGGTTTAAAATCAGCCGGGGTGAACCGTACCATCACTAA
- the murA gene encoding UDP-N-acetylglucosamine 1-carboxyvinyltransferase, protein MDKIVITGGKPLRGRVKISGAKNASLAILCATILSREKIVLENIPDISDVRVMIEIIKSMGVTASWESAETLKIVPSERINFEAPYHLVKKLRASNLLLGPVLARFGHAQVALPGGCNIGVRPMDLHFKGLAGLGAELTMERGFVRGSVTGKLKGARVYLDFPSVGATENIMMAACLAEGQTLIENAAKEPEIVDLANFLNTIGARVRGAGTDIIKIDGVPGLEIDGRYSVIPDRIEAGTFMVAAAATGGDVILENLIPTHLEPLSAKLREANVDVYEEEDTLRVLAGKPLQPIDIKTMPYPGFPTDMQSQLMAMLSIVPGTSMIVENIFENRFMVANELKRMGARIKIEGRMAVIEGVPALHGAQVKATDLRSGAALIVAGLLANGDTEISNAVYIDRGYHNLEAKLNSLGAKVWRK, encoded by the coding sequence ATGGACAAGATTGTTATTACTGGGGGAAAGCCGCTACGGGGAAGGGTCAAAATTAGCGGCGCGAAAAATGCTTCCCTGGCTATTTTGTGTGCTACTATATTATCCCGGGAGAAAATAGTGCTGGAGAATATCCCTGACATCAGTGACGTGAGGGTAATGATTGAAATAATTAAAAGCATGGGCGTCACGGCGTCCTGGGAAAGTGCCGAAACGCTTAAGATCGTTCCTTCTGAGCGGATCAATTTCGAAGCCCCCTACCATCTGGTTAAGAAGCTGCGTGCTTCGAATCTCCTCCTGGGACCGGTGCTGGCCAGATTCGGGCACGCGCAGGTTGCCCTGCCGGGAGGCTGCAACATCGGGGTGAGACCGATGGACTTGCATTTTAAGGGTCTCGCCGGTTTAGGCGCGGAGCTTACTATGGAACGTGGCTTCGTGCGTGGAAGTGTCACAGGGAAACTAAAGGGAGCCAGAGTTTATCTTGATTTCCCCAGTGTGGGCGCGACTGAGAATATTATGATGGCGGCGTGCCTTGCCGAAGGGCAGACATTGATTGAAAATGCAGCCAAGGAACCTGAAATCGTTGACCTGGCCAACTTTTTAAATACCATTGGAGCAAGGGTGCGCGGGGCGGGCACCGATATAATCAAGATTGATGGTGTGCCCGGTCTGGAAATAGATGGCCGTTACTCGGTTATACCTGACCGGATTGAAGCGGGAACCTTTATGGTAGCCGCGGCTGCCACGGGTGGAGATGTCATTCTGGAGAATTTGATTCCGACCCATCTGGAGCCTTTGAGCGCCAAGCTGCGGGAAGCTAATGTCGATGTGTACGAGGAGGAGGACACTCTCAGGGTTTTAGCCGGGAAACCGTTGCAGCCCATAGACATTAAAACGATGCCTTACCCTGGTTTTCCTACCGACATGCAGTCCCAATTAATGGCTATGCTTTCCATCGTGCCAGGTACCAGCATGATTGTGGAAAATATTTTTGAAAACCGGTTCATGGTGGCAAATGAGCTGAAGCGCATGGGCGCAAGGATTAAGATTGAAGGCAGAATGGCGGTGATCGAAGGAGTGCCGGCTTTACATGGGGCACAGGTCAAAGCCACTGACCTGCGTTCGGGCGCCGCGCTTATTGTGGCCGGCCTGCTGGCAAACGGTGACACTGAAATATCTAACGCTGTTTATATAGACCGGGGTTACCACAACCTGGAAGCGAAGCTAAATTCCCTTGGCGCAAAAGTTTGGAGAAAGTAA
- a CDS encoding peptidase MA family metallohydrolase — MKIVLGLFTTVFIIVTAMFLKLPAGVRFYGYGAIRELMKVHTVMGTWGMNKISSEHFCVRFLPDKRAEAEMVLEVAEQFYRPVRADFCYSTRGKIPVILYSSKEELNKSFGWEAKESAMGVYWAGTIRVLSPEVWAGDVDEGQVKDKFISSGPMAHELTHLMVDYLTGGNYPRWFTEGVAQYEDYKLTGFVIGDPAASPGRQLYSMEELGASFDSLPDQAMAYQESFAAVYYIVQFYGEDVLYELIGELGQGCSLSQAMENVLNLNIMQFEKEWRNHDIFLVSEL; from the coding sequence ATGAAAATAGTATTGGGTTTGTTCACAACTGTATTTATTATAGTGACGGCAATGTTCCTTAAGCTCCCGGCCGGCGTTAGATTCTATGGTTATGGGGCAATTAGGGAACTGATGAAGGTCCATACGGTCATGGGGACGTGGGGGATGAATAAAATTTCCTCGGAGCATTTTTGTGTCCGGTTTTTGCCGGATAAACGCGCAGAAGCAGAAATGGTCCTTGAAGTGGCGGAACAGTTTTACCGGCCGGTAAGGGCTGACTTTTGCTACTCCACCCGTGGCAAGATCCCGGTAATTCTTTATTCCTCTAAAGAGGAATTAAATAAAAGTTTTGGCTGGGAAGCGAAAGAAAGCGCGATGGGTGTTTATTGGGCCGGCACAATCAGGGTGCTTTCCCCTGAGGTATGGGCTGGTGATGTTGATGAAGGACAGGTTAAAGATAAATTTATTTCTTCCGGACCAATGGCCCATGAACTTACCCACTTGATGGTGGATTACCTGACCGGGGGAAACTACCCGCGCTGGTTTACCGAAGGGGTTGCGCAATATGAGGATTACAAGTTGACTGGATTTGTCATTGGAGATCCGGCGGCTTCACCGGGGCGGCAACTTTATTCTATGGAGGAATTGGGGGCGAGTTTTGACAGCTTGCCGGATCAGGCTATGGCCTACCAGGAGTCATTTGCAGCGGTATATTATATCGTGCAATTTTATGGAGAAGACGTTTTGTACGAATTAATCGGTGAACTGGGTCAGGGGTGCAGCTTGAGCCAGGCTATGGAAAATGTCTTAAATTTAAACATCATGCAGTTTGAAAAAGAATGGCGAAATCATGATATTTTCCTTGTTAGTGAATTATGA
- a CDS encoding tetratricopeptide repeat protein, with amino-acid sequence MSIYRSVKKNKFQKFVFIVITVLIGIGLVVPLAGLFQKQPGGNGSPSAGQAGQTVQDRLNSLETRAKENPRDTAVLMELGEAYYRLGKPDQAIKTYEQVLSVEPNNGAARYEMAVIYYFSNKYDQAIDQLNEIIKNDPGNGEAHLLYGYILGQGKKDYTAGIQELEKYIAVAKQGPDVEHAKQAIDEWKALADQKQ; translated from the coding sequence TTGTCCATATATAGATCTGTCAAAAAAAATAAATTTCAAAAATTTGTGTTTATAGTGATAACCGTTTTAATTGGTATTGGACTGGTTGTTCCGCTGGCAGGACTATTTCAAAAGCAGCCGGGCGGCAACGGGTCGCCAAGTGCGGGGCAGGCCGGACAAACTGTGCAAGACAGGCTGAACAGCCTTGAAACCAGGGCTAAAGAGAACCCGCGTGATACGGCTGTTTTGATGGAGCTGGGTGAGGCATATTACCGTTTGGGTAAGCCGGATCAAGCCATTAAAACTTATGAACAGGTTCTTTCCGTTGAGCCAAATAACGGCGCGGCCCGTTATGAAATGGCTGTTATTTATTATTTTAGCAACAAATATGACCAGGCTATAGACCAGCTTAACGAGATAATTAAGAATGATCCCGGCAACGGGGAAGCCCACCTGTTGTATGGCTATATTCTCGGTCAAGGGAAAAAAGATTATACGGCGGGTATTCAGGAACTGGAGAAATATATAGCCGTGGCCAAGCAAGGACCGGATGTTGAACATGCCAAGCAGGCTATTGATGAATGGAAGGCGCTGGCAGATCAAAAACAATAA
- a CDS encoding LysM peptidoglycan-binding domain-containing M23 family metallopeptidase — protein sequence MPRFIGGLRRLPELGESINGFKRWLSNQSVACRIGMGVALYFILAFAAYALLGENACAVAVDGKVVAVVADKSDAKEALNELVKLKSDQAGASLMIGEKVTYNGIRVKEGEILDREALKDILNKTLSFNLKGTAIVINGETKLCLKQIDDARKLLDWLKSVYPAGQDEQVGFKEKVELVEKPVCTSDLLEFEAAKDVVLLGTSQIQQYMVKDGDTAWDISAKFDIFPEQLQATNPGVDISELSIGQVLKLSKEVPLLTVVATRQETVEEEIPYQVEEEMDDSLLSGEKKVVKSGVPGQRIATYLITRENGLETDRKICQQNIISQPSNEIVVRGSQTLLASRGGSARVSWPCGGGIVSPFGMRGGAMHEGIDIGADYGDSVAAAAGGTVISAGWDGGYGKAVVVSHGGGVATRYAHLSTISVAVGQSVDRGELIGLVGSTGNSTGPHLHFEVIVDGQQRNPVNFLQ from the coding sequence TTGCCGCGATTTATTGGAGGACTGCGGCGCCTTCCAGAGTTGGGGGAGTCTATTAACGGTTTTAAACGGTGGCTTTCCAATCAGTCAGTTGCCTGCCGCATAGGGATGGGCGTTGCGTTGTATTTTATTCTCGCTTTTGCGGCTTACGCGCTTTTGGGAGAGAACGCCTGCGCGGTGGCTGTTGACGGAAAGGTGGTAGCTGTTGTTGCTGACAAAAGTGACGCGAAGGAAGCGCTTAACGAGCTGGTCAAGCTAAAATCCGACCAGGCCGGCGCATCATTAATGATTGGTGAAAAAGTTACTTATAACGGAATACGGGTAAAGGAAGGAGAAATATTAGACCGCGAAGCTTTAAAGGACATTTTAAACAAGACATTGTCATTTAATCTCAAAGGCACTGCTATTGTGATTAATGGAGAAACTAAATTATGCCTGAAACAAATAGACGATGCGCGAAAGCTTCTTGATTGGCTTAAGTCGGTTTATCCCGCTGGACAAGATGAACAAGTAGGTTTTAAGGAAAAAGTCGAACTGGTGGAAAAACCTGTCTGCACGAGTGATCTGCTTGAATTTGAGGCCGCTAAAGACGTGGTCTTGTTAGGGACAAGTCAAATTCAGCAGTATATGGTAAAAGACGGGGATACTGCGTGGGACATTTCCGCGAAGTTCGATATTTTCCCCGAACAGCTGCAGGCGACCAACCCGGGTGTGGATATCTCTGAACTGAGTATCGGACAAGTGTTGAAACTCAGCAAGGAGGTGCCGCTGCTCACAGTTGTGGCGACCCGGCAGGAAACTGTCGAGGAAGAAATACCATATCAGGTAGAAGAAGAGATGGACGACAGTTTGTTGTCAGGTGAAAAGAAAGTTGTCAAAAGCGGTGTGCCCGGACAAAGAATAGCCACCTATCTCATTACCAGAGAGAACGGCTTGGAAACTGACAGGAAAATCTGCCAACAAAATATTATTAGTCAGCCATCCAATGAAATTGTGGTTAGAGGATCTCAGACGTTGCTCGCTTCCCGTGGTGGTTCGGCGCGTGTGAGTTGGCCTTGCGGGGGCGGTATTGTGTCACCGTTCGGCATGCGCGGCGGCGCGATGCATGAAGGAATAGACATTGGCGCGGACTACGGCGACTCGGTCGCGGCTGCCGCGGGAGGTACGGTGATATCCGCCGGTTGGGACGGCGGCTACGGCAAAGCAGTGGTAGTATCCCACGGCGGCGGCGTGGCAACCAGATACGCGCACCTTTCGACCATCAGTGTTGCAGTCGGTCAATCGGTCGACCGGGGGGAGCTAATCGGGCTGGTTGGATCCACGGGTAATTCCACCGGGCCGCACTTGCACTTTGAAGTAATAGTAGACGGGCAGCAGCGCAATCCGGTCAACTTTTTACAGTAA
- the scfB gene encoding thioether cross-link-forming SCIFF peptide maturase, with amino-acid sequence MLHKFIFDDAKIVVDVNSGAVHVVDDLVWELLDDYRRMSGAELLEKNRRFYPSEEVAEAIEEIRQLEQDNLLYSPDPFAQGYEPPPGGVIKSLCLHLAHACNLRCRYCFAGQGNFGGADELMPERVGRAAIDFLIEKSAGRKHLEIDFFGGEPLLNFGVLTELVHYGHKRGGERGKEFKFTLTTNAVLLNDDVTRFLNENQISVVLSLDGRREIHDAMRQARGGGGSYDVVLSHIKNFVNSRDGLNYYIRGTYTRHNLDFCADVLHLAGLGFNRISVEPVVAPPEADYAIRDEDIPFILSEYERLTRELLDLKQAGRPVDFFHFNIDLDGGPCLPKRLSGCGAGHEYLAVTPGGELYPCHQFAGRPEYLIGNVFQGIIKTEIMELFRNAHLYSKEGCAGCWAKFYCSGGCHANAEALNGSIFRPHKQGCVLARKRLECAIYLKTRESEISVES; translated from the coding sequence TTGCTGCATAAATTTATATTTGACGATGCAAAAATTGTTGTTGACGTGAACAGTGGAGCGGTGCACGTTGTTGACGACTTGGTCTGGGAATTGCTTGACGATTACCGGCGGATGTCCGGTGCGGAACTTTTAGAGAAAAACCGGCGTTTTTATCCTAGCGAAGAGGTTGCCGAAGCAATTGAGGAAATCCGCCAACTGGAACAAGACAACTTATTATATAGTCCGGACCCTTTTGCCCAGGGATACGAGCCGCCGCCCGGCGGTGTAATCAAGTCGCTGTGCCTGCACCTGGCTCACGCTTGCAACCTGCGTTGCCGTTATTGTTTTGCCGGGCAGGGTAATTTTGGCGGTGCTGATGAACTTATGCCGGAACGGGTGGGCCGGGCTGCAATCGACTTTTTAATTGAAAAGTCAGCCGGGAGGAAACACCTGGAAATTGATTTTTTTGGTGGAGAACCGCTCCTGAATTTTGGGGTTTTGACTGAGCTTGTTCATTATGGCCACAAGCGGGGCGGGGAGAGGGGCAAGGAGTTTAAATTTACCTTGACAACCAACGCCGTTCTACTAAACGACGATGTCACCCGATTCCTTAACGAAAATCAAATTAGCGTTGTTTTGAGCCTGGACGGGAGGCGGGAAATCCACGATGCCATGCGCCAGGCGCGGGGGGGCGGCGGCTCTTATGACGTTGTTCTGTCCCACATAAAAAATTTTGTGAATTCGCGGGACGGGTTGAATTACTATATCCGGGGCACGTACACCCGGCACAATCTTGATTTTTGCGCGGATGTGCTGCATCTTGCCGGCTTGGGTTTTAACCGGATTTCAGTTGAGCCTGTTGTGGCGCCGCCGGAAGCGGATTATGCCATCCGTGATGAGGATATCCCTTTTATTCTTTCCGAATATGAGCGGCTGACGCGGGAATTGCTTGACCTGAAACAGGCCGGCAGACCGGTTGACTTTTTTCACTTTAATATAGACCTCGACGGCGGCCCCTGCCTTCCTAAACGTCTGTCGGGCTGTGGCGCGGGACACGAGTATTTGGCCGTTACGCCGGGCGGAGAGCTTTATCCCTGCCACCAGTTTGCCGGCCGGCCGGAATACCTGATCGGCAACGTCTTTCAAGGGATAATCAAGACGGAAATAATGGAATTATTTCGGAACGCTCATCTCTATAGTAAAGAAGGCTGTGCCGGTTGTTGGGCCAAATTTTACTGCAGCGGCGGCTGTCACGCTAACGCTGAGGCACTGAACGGATCTATTTTTAGACCGCACAAACAGGGTTGTGTATTGGCGCGAAAACGCTTGGAGTGTGCGATCTATTTAAAAACAAGGGAGTCGGAAATATCCGTAGAGTCATGA
- the scfA gene encoding six-cysteine ranthipeptide SCIFF codes for MNKHVKTLNSTRLPATIKDRGCGECQTSCQSACKTSCTVGNQVCAKENSK; via the coding sequence TTGAATAAACACGTTAAAACTTTAAACAGCACCCGGCTTCCGGCAACTATCAAGGATCGCGGCTGTGGTGAGTGCCAGACCTCCTGCCAGTCAGCCTGCAAGACTTCTTGCACAGTCGGCAATCAGGTTTGCGCAAAAGAAAATTCAAAATAA
- a CDS encoding DUF350 domain-containing protein, with protein MLSQQIQSTLLCLLAASIIILLTILIFVMITKYNDWEEIRKGNIAAAMALGGKIFGVGNIMRFAILSNNNAGETILWGVIGLVLLILVYLLFELLTPRLNVNQEIGSGNAAVGLLSLVFSITFSFVIGASIS; from the coding sequence ATGTTGTCACAACAAATACAATCAACACTGCTTTGCCTGCTTGCCGCTTCAATCATAATCTTACTTACCATCCTGATATTCGTTATGATCACCAAATACAATGACTGGGAAGAAATCCGCAAAGGCAACATTGCCGCCGCTATGGCCCTGGGAGGCAAAATCTTTGGTGTGGGGAATATCATGCGTTTTGCCATATTGTCTAATAACAACGCCGGAGAAACTATCCTCTGGGGGGTGATTGGCCTTGTTCTGTTAATCCTGGTATACCTGCTCTTTGAGTTGCTGACACCACGCCTGAATGTCAACCAGGAAATTGGTTCAGGCAACGCGGCAGTCGGCCTGTTGTCGTTGGTGTTTTCCATTACGTTCAGCTTTGTCATAGGAGCAAGTATTTCATAG
- a CDS encoding potassium channel family protein — MISLRSIIYAFVVLVTVLGVVILSLMKIEDMSFIDAFWLSIISISTVGFGDIVPKTVGGRLIVMVLVIGGIGLFTYLYSTIFGGIVEGHIKDVWGKRKMTKKINGLKNHIIVCGAGRVGLAVISELLEDKQDFVVIEKDQDRLQELTKLGHTENILFISDNATEERVLLAAGLERAGGVITTLADDAANLMIVITCKDLNPAARVVARADRIESIARMKKVGAETVICPSIMAGNWMAMTLLKPASVTFMQSLVDEVGLELGELVLNETSPLAGKELRESRLRENHDATLLAIKRGERHIINPRPSEILLPGDLLILSGPPDITAVLTKVVSGNDIL, encoded by the coding sequence TTGATATCGTTACGATCAATTATCTATGCTTTTGTTGTGCTGGTAACGGTTTTGGGTGTTGTGATTCTCAGCCTGATGAAGATTGAAGACATGTCCTTTATTGACGCCTTTTGGCTTTCCATTATCAGCATATCAACAGTTGGGTTCGGTGATATTGTGCCTAAAACCGTAGGCGGCCGTTTGATCGTTATGGTGCTGGTGATCGGCGGGATAGGTCTTTTTACTTATCTTTACAGCACAATTTTCGGCGGTATAGTGGAAGGACATATTAAAGATGTCTGGGGGAAGAGAAAAATGACTAAGAAAATAAACGGATTAAAAAACCATATTATCGTATGCGGCGCGGGCCGGGTGGGTTTGGCGGTAATAAGTGAACTCCTGGAAGATAAACAGGACTTTGTAGTAATTGAGAAAGATCAAGACAGGTTGCAGGAGTTGACAAAGCTTGGCCATACTGAAAATATTTTATTTATTAGTGACAACGCTACAGAGGAGCGGGTGCTTTTAGCGGCCGGGTTGGAGCGGGCCGGCGGGGTTATCACCACTCTTGCCGATGACGCCGCTAATTTAATGATTGTGATTACCTGCAAAGACTTGAATCCTGCCGCCAGGGTGGTAGCACGCGCCGACCGGATAGAGTCCATCGCCAGAATGAAAAAAGTCGGAGCGGAAACTGTTATATGTCCTTCAATTATGGCAGGTAATTGGATGGCTATGACTTTGTTGAAACCGGCTAGCGTTACTTTTATGCAATCGCTGGTTGACGAAGTCGGCCTCGAATTGGGTGAATTGGTATTAAACGAAACATCGCCGCTTGCGGGAAAGGAGTTGAGAGAATCACGCCTGCGGGAAAATCACGATGCCACCCTGCTGGCCATAAAAAGGGGGGAGCGGCATATCATCAATCCCCGGCCATCTGAGATTCTGCTGCCGGGAGACCTTTTAATTCTAAGCGGTCCGCCTGATATCACGGCAGTGCTGACAAAGGTTGTTTCAGGAAATGATATTCTATGA
- a CDS encoding response regulator yields the protein MKQNAHYLLIVDDNKGICALLHELFSEEGYVVETASSGEEGLRKVRAGRPALILLDIKMPGMNGIETLEEIGKLAPEVPVVLMTAYTELDTVLKEKKKNPKQYYIAKPFELEDISHLVRGILLKKEEKKNAL from the coding sequence ATGAAACAAAATGCCCATTATCTTCTTATCGTTGATGACAATAAAGGGATCTGTGCTCTATTACACGAGTTATTCAGTGAAGAGGGTTATGTGGTTGAAACCGCTTCCAGCGGTGAGGAGGGGCTTCGGAAAGTCCGCGCGGGAAGGCCGGCATTAATCCTACTGGATATTAAAATGCCGGGCATGAACGGCATCGAGACCCTGGAAGAAATCGGGAAGCTGGCGCCGGAGGTGCCGGTAGTACTGATGACGGCATATACGGAACTGGACACAGTATTAAAGGAAAAAAAGAAAAACCCTAAACAATACTACATTGCAAAACCTTTTGAACTAGAAGATATCAGCCATCTAGTCAGGGGGATCTTGTTAAAAAAAGAAGAAAAAAAGAATGCGCTTTAA
- a CDS encoding response regulator, with translation MALVMVMEDEPNIALVLEIALTEEGNEVITLPNGLLGLERLKQKPAPEIIFVDLNMPILSGRTVIEKINADPNLRHIPVVILSGCMPDLDNAPPRESYRALLSKPFDLDEVINMVNVLSAGKQQAV, from the coding sequence ATGGCACTGGTTATGGTAATGGAAGATGAACCCAACATTGCCCTGGTTCTTGAGATTGCGCTAACTGAAGAAGGTAATGAAGTGATTACATTGCCGAATGGTTTGTTGGGACTTGAACGGTTAAAACAAAAACCTGCGCCTGAAATTATCTTTGTCGATCTGAACATGCCTATTTTAAGCGGGCGGACTGTAATAGAAAAAATTAATGCCGACCCCAATCTCAGGCATATACCGGTAGTCATCTTGTCGGGATGTATGCCGGACTTGGATAATGCGCCGCCGCGTGAAAGTTATCGGGCGCTGCTCAGTAAACCTTTTGATTTGGATGAAGTAATCAATATGGTAAATGTATTGAGCGCGGGTAAACAACAGGCAGTATAA